From the Streptomyces nodosus genome, the window ACCCCGGTGACGCGCACTGCGTGCACCTGAAGGGGCCCGTACGACATCACGTCGTACGGGCCCTTTCGCGTACCCGGGGCCGTGCGCCGTGCGGCCGGCCGGTCGGAGGCGGAACCGGGGCGCTGTTACGAAATTATTCGGTGCCTACGACCTCTGGCTCCCCGTAGATCACTCGCCCACCATTTGTCATGCCACTAACCAAATTCAGAGCGGGAGGGTGTGCATGTCTGCGCACGTCAGCAGGAGAGCCGTCCTGGGCGCGGGTCTCGCCGCGGTGCCGGTGCTTTCGTCGGGTGCCACGGGCGCCGCGTGGGCGGCCGGAAGTGGAAACGGGAACGGACAGGGAAACGAGAACGGACAGGGACACGGGCCCGGAGGCGGAGGTCTCCAGGTCACCGAACCCGGGGCCTATGTCTCCTTCGCGTCCCATGAACCGAGACCGGGCTCCTTCTCCCTGGTGGGCGCCCCGGTCGTGGTCAGCGCCGACGACCACTCCGGTGTCGTACGGGCCGCAGGGGACCTCCGCGACGACATCGAGCGGGTCACGGGCGTCCGGCCGGGCCGCACCATCGCCCGTAACGCCGTGCTGGTGGGCACGATCGGCCGCAGCCCGCTGATCGACTCGTTGGTGAAGTCGGGGAAGCTGGACGTCACCGGGGTGCGCGGAGGCTGGGAGACCTCGCTCCAGGCCGTGGTGGACCACCCGATGCCCGGGGTCGACCGCGCCCTGGTCATCGCGGGCAGCGACCCGCGCGGCACGATCTTCGGCGCCTACGACGTCTCGTACGGCATCGGGGTCTCGCCCTGGTACTGGTGGGACGATGTGCAGCCGGTGCGCCGCAACCGCGTCTGGATCCTGCCAGGCCGCCACACCCAGGGCACACCGGTGGTGAAGTACCGCGGTGTCTTCATCAACGACGAGAACCCGGCCCTGGGCCTCTGGGCACCCGCTTTCTTCGGTCCGGGCAAGGCGCCGGGCTACCCCGGCGGCTTCAACGCCGACTTCTACGCCAAGGTCTTCGAACTCCTGCTCAGGCTGAAGGGCAACTACCTCTGGCCGGCGGTGTGGGGGCGCGCCTTCGCGGAGGACGACCCGGAGAACCACCAGCGGGCCACCGAGTACGGGATCGTCATGGGCACCTCCCACGAGGCCCCCATGATGCGCGGCATCGAGGAGTGGAACCGCCACGCGAGCGGGGGCAAGGACCCGTACGGCGGCAATGGCGAGTGGTCGTACGTCCGCAACGCCCAGGCGGTCAAGGCGTACTGGCGGGACGGCCTGCAGCGCATGGTCGACGAGGGCTTCGAGGGCGTCGTCACCCTGGGCATGCGCGGCAACGGCGACACCAGCCTGCCGGACGGCGACGGCATCGAACTGATGCAGGAGATCATCTCCGAGCAGCGCCGCATCATCGAGGAGGTCACCGGCCGGCCGGCCGCCGAGACCCCCCAGGTGTGGACCCTCTACAAGGAGGTCCAGCGCTACTGGGACCGCGGACTGCGCGCCCCGGACGACGTCACGGTCGTGCTGACCGACGACAACTGGAGCAACATCCGTAAGCACCCCGACCCCGCGGAGGCCGCCCGACCCGGCGGCTACGGCCTGTACTACCACTTCGACTACGTCGGCGTGGGCCGCAACTACAAGTGGGTCGACACCGCCAACCTCCGCAATGTCCAGGAGCAGCTCCACCAGGCCCACGCCTACGGCAACCACGGCCTGTGGGTCGTCAACGTCGGCGATCTGAAGGGCAATGAGCTGCCGACCGAGTTCTTCCTCGACTACGCCTGGAACCCGGACAACTGGCCCCAGGAGCGGCTGACGGAGTGGGAACGCCGGTACGCCCGCCAGAACTTCGGCGAGAGCGACTCCGCGGCGATCGCGGAGGTGCTGGAGGAGTACGGCCGCCTCCAGGCCCGCCGCAAGCCCGAGCTGCTCAACCGCCGGATCACCCTCCAGGACGGTCAGGTCCGGTACGACGACCAGCAGAGCCCGTACCACTTCGCCCACCGGGAGATGGAGCGGGTCACCGACGAGTGGAAGGCCCTGGCGCGCAAGGCCGACCGGATCGCCCGGAAGCTGCCCGCCCGCAACCAGGACGCCTGGTTCGAACTGGTCGGCTACGAGGTGACGGCGACCGCCAACCTCTACGCCCTGCGGCAGGCCGAGTTCACCAACCTGCTCTACGCCGGGCAGGGCCGGGCGGCGACCAACGACCGGGCCAAGGAGGCGGAGGCGGGCCTGGAGCAGGACCTCGCCCTCGCCGCGCACTTCAACCACCAGGTCGCGGGCGGCAAATGGAACGGCTTCCAGACCCAGCCGCACATCGACTACGGCGATGTGGACCGCTACGGTCCGAACGCGGGCTGGCAGCAGCCGGAGATCGACAACGAAGCGATCCCGGACGTCCTGTTCCCGGCGGTACGGCGGATCGAGATACCGAAGGCCGCGGGTCTTGGCGTCTCGCTGGACGGCTCCGAGGACGCGGGGCAGTGGTGGCCGGGCGGCGCGACGACCCCGGCGCGGCTGCCGGAGTTCAGCCCGTACCAGACCCGCCCGCAGCAGTATGTGGAGATCTTCAACCGGGGCCGTACGGCCTTCGACTACCGGGTGGAGACCTCCGCCGCCTGGCTGGTGCCGGACCGCAAGCGGGGCCGGGTGGAGCAGCAGGAGCGGGTCGAGGTCCGGGTGGACTGGTCGAGGGTGCCGGCGGGCGGCGCGAAGGCGACGCTGACGGTGTCGGGCGCGGGCTCCTCGGTGACCGTCCAGTGCACGGCGGACAAGCCGTCGCAGCGGGGTCTGAAGGGCTTTGTCGAGGCGGGCGGCTATGTGGCGATCGACACCGAGCACTACGACCGCGCGGTGGGCACCTGGCGCCGGCTGGACGGCATCGGCCGCACCACGGCGGGCATGACCCCCTGGCCGGTCACGGCCCCCCGGCAGACCCCGGGCGGCGCCAAGTCCCCCCGTCTGGAGTACGAGGTGACGCTTCTGTCGCCGGGTGAGGTGACGCTCTGGGCGGAGGTGTCCCCGCGCAACCCGGCCCTCGCGACGAGCGGCCTGCGGTACGCGGTCTCCTTCGACGACGCGAAGCCGCAGACGGTGGACATCATCGAGGCCACGGGCTCGGACGACGGCTCGATGAACATCCAGTGGGCGCGGAACACCTCCGACAACATCAACCGCACCTCGACCCGGCACCGCCTCGCTGCCGGGACCCACCGCCTCACCTTCTGGATGGTCGACCCCACGGTCGTCCTCCAGCGCCTCCTGATCGACACGGGCGGCCTGCCGCAGACGTACCTCGGCCCGCTGGAGAGCCGACGACTGCGCTGACCTGCCACCGGGAAGGCGGGCGCAGGGTCACCGGACTCCGCGCCCGCCTCGGCGTGCGGGCGCCGCGAAGGCGCCTGCGCCTGGTTGAGTAGAACTACTCAGGCGCCCGCTCCCCCTGAGCTGGTTGGATCGAGTGACGTCGGCCGATTCGGATCGGCCGCGCACAACCCGGGTAGGCGCTGTCACTTGGCGTAGCTAGGGTTGTCACCGAGCAATGCGTGTTGTACGAACGCACGGGGGAGAGTGCTGTGTTGCCGAGCGATGCCGGGTCGACCGGACAGCCGCCGTCGCTGTTGTCAGGCTTGGCCGAGGGGACCGCGAGCGCCGTCGCTGCCCAGGCCGACATGGCCACGGAGTTGTCGTCGTTCACGAATTTCCAGAAGCGGGTGGACGCCCTGATCCGTGACCTGAAGGGCTCGGCCGCCGGCCCGGGCAAGGTCGGGGAGGCCCAGCTGGTCCGACACCAGTTCGGTGGCGGTGGCGGTTCGTGGTCGGAGGCGACCGGTCTGTACTCGGCCTACGAGACGGTGATCGGCGAACTGGAGACGCTGTCGAGGCTGCTGTCCGACTCGATGGAGGGCATGGGCATCGCCGTCATGGCCTCGCACAAGGGCTACGCGAACATCGACCTGGACACGCGGCACCGGATGACGGTCATCAGCGCGAGGGCGAGAGAGAACTACGGCGGAAGCTACGACCCCTCCCTGCCGCACGCACGCGACGCCGGTGGCACGATCTGATGGTGGTGACGGTGACGGGGGTGCCTTGATGGCGGGCAAGGGCAACGGTGGCGGTACGTCCTTCGAGGGCATGAGCCATGAGCAGATGCTGGCGTGGCTGGACCAGGCGAACTCGGGAGAGGTGCAGGCTGCCGCGGGCCGTCTGACGGCGGCGGCCGAGGAGATCCGGAAGATCGCCGAGGAACTGAAGGTCCGCCCACAGTGGGTGGAGTGGAAGGGCGAGGGCGCGGACGCGTTCCGTGCCTGGGCGAACGATCTGGCCAATTCCACGCTCCGGCTGGGTGACTTCAGCGAGGACGCGGCGAAGTGGCTGGGCGAGGCATCGGGTGCGATCGCCACGGCCCAGGCATCGATCCCCCGTGACACCAAGGGCGCACAGGCGAACCTGGACGCGGCGACGGCGGCCCACAACGACCCGGATTCGGCCGCGGTACGCGCCAAGTCGGCGACGGAACTCGCCGCGTTGAAGGCGGACCAGGAGAAGGTCCGCCTGGAGGCGGCGTCCCAGATGCACAAGCTGGGACAGTCCTACGAGCTCTCGGCGAGCCAACTGGACGGCCTGGAAAGGCCGAAGTTTCCACCGCCGCCGGATGAGATCAGGCCGCCGGAACCGCATCGCTCATCCGTGGAACTGACCCGCCCGGGAACCGGCACCACCCATGGTGTGAGTACCAAAAGCCCAAGTGCGAGTTATGGCCCCACCAACGGCATCAGCGCCGCTACAAGCTCTGAGCATCGGGATCCTGCGGCTTCCGGGCGCACTTCGAACCTGCCCCCCAGCGTGTCCCCGCCGAGTCACCCGCTTCCGTCGGTCGACGAGCCGGCGACGCGCGTCGGCATCGACACGGTGGCCGCGCCGCCAGAAGTCCGTCAGCCCGTCACGGGCCCTGCGGGAGCGCAGGCCGCGGCCGCGCGCCCGGACATGGGAACTCTGCCTCCGGCGCCCGGACCGGTTCCTCCGGTCTCGCGTGGCC encodes:
- a CDS encoding glycosyl hydrolase 115 family protein, coding for MSAHVSRRAVLGAGLAAVPVLSSGATGAAWAAGSGNGNGQGNENGQGHGPGGGGLQVTEPGAYVSFASHEPRPGSFSLVGAPVVVSADDHSGVVRAAGDLRDDIERVTGVRPGRTIARNAVLVGTIGRSPLIDSLVKSGKLDVTGVRGGWETSLQAVVDHPMPGVDRALVIAGSDPRGTIFGAYDVSYGIGVSPWYWWDDVQPVRRNRVWILPGRHTQGTPVVKYRGVFINDENPALGLWAPAFFGPGKAPGYPGGFNADFYAKVFELLLRLKGNYLWPAVWGRAFAEDDPENHQRATEYGIVMGTSHEAPMMRGIEEWNRHASGGKDPYGGNGEWSYVRNAQAVKAYWRDGLQRMVDEGFEGVVTLGMRGNGDTSLPDGDGIELMQEIISEQRRIIEEVTGRPAAETPQVWTLYKEVQRYWDRGLRAPDDVTVVLTDDNWSNIRKHPDPAEAARPGGYGLYYHFDYVGVGRNYKWVDTANLRNVQEQLHQAHAYGNHGLWVVNVGDLKGNELPTEFFLDYAWNPDNWPQERLTEWERRYARQNFGESDSAAIAEVLEEYGRLQARRKPELLNRRITLQDGQVRYDDQQSPYHFAHREMERVTDEWKALARKADRIARKLPARNQDAWFELVGYEVTATANLYALRQAEFTNLLYAGQGRAATNDRAKEAEAGLEQDLALAAHFNHQVAGGKWNGFQTQPHIDYGDVDRYGPNAGWQQPEIDNEAIPDVLFPAVRRIEIPKAAGLGVSLDGSEDAGQWWPGGATTPARLPEFSPYQTRPQQYVEIFNRGRTAFDYRVETSAAWLVPDRKRGRVEQQERVEVRVDWSRVPAGGAKATLTVSGAGSSVTVQCTADKPSQRGLKGFVEAGGYVAIDTEHYDRAVGTWRRLDGIGRTTAGMTPWPVTAPRQTPGGAKSPRLEYEVTLLSPGEVTLWAEVSPRNPALATSGLRYAVSFDDAKPQTVDIIEATGSDDGSMNIQWARNTSDNINRTSTRHRLAAGTHRLTFWMVDPTVVLQRLLIDTGGLPQTYLGPLESRRLR